Genomic segment of Siniperca chuatsi isolate FFG_IHB_CAS linkage group LG16, ASM2008510v1, whole genome shotgun sequence:
taataaataaatagtatatatatatatatatatatatatatatatatatatatatatatatataaagtaaaataggcataaatattaaatacatatatatatatatatatatatatttattttttaaacacaggatCAAACTCCTTCTCAGAGGTATGCACATATAAACAACTACGTACCCATCCTCTGCATGTTCTTCTCTGAGGCTGACCTGAAACCAGCCTTTAGACTCTCCATGGACACCATCAATGTGCTGGTCCAGATATTGCCTCGGCAAAAGCCACATGGATGGAGCCATGAAATTGAAGTGTCTCTACTGGCTTGCATGTGGCACCTCATACAGAGTGACAGCAGACATCTTCGCCATGCTGAGAGCCACAGTTGGCAGAATAGTCCACAGTTTAGTGGAAGAGATGATGGCAATTGTTCACCAGATTATTGATTTCCCCAtagaagagatggaggagatggGGGCAGGATTTGCTCACCTGGCTGGCCATGAGGCATTCGGCTGTGCGGCTGGTGCAATAGATGGGTGCCACATCAGAATACTCCCACATGCTGAACCACAAAAGAAGTGCTACATTAACCGCAAGATCTTCACTTCAGTGGTACTCCAGGGTGTGTACAGCAAAAGTAAATTGGAAATGGATACTTACATTAGCAACACAGGGTCAGTCCATGACACCCTTGTCCTCCGGAGATCTCCAATGTACAAGGAGTCCCTCTATCCACCAGCTGGCATATTTCTTCTTGGAGACGGGGGATACCCATGCCGTACCTGTCACCCTCATGATGCCATACCGCCAGCCTGTAGCGGGTAAGAATACACAGAGTaaattgtttattatatttgttaCTTTACATTTGAAACACTACATAGATTTTATGTTACCTGTATTTTAATCATCAGGCTTGTTGAAGCACACTTCAACAAGCACCATGCCAAGGCCAGGACCATCATTAAGCGCACCTTCGGCATGCTAAAAACCAGCTGGCGAGCCATTTTCCTGAGTATTTTGGAGATTCGCCCTCTATTTGCCCCAAAACTTAAAGCAGCATGCTGCATCCTCCACAAACTCTGATGACAGGCgataggaggaggaggagaaacgTCACGAGGATGATAAAGAAGATCGGGGTAACGttcctgatgatgatgatcaggaGCGCTCAGGAAATAATCTCTGTGCCAGACTTGCGGCACTGGTGTCTGCCCCTGGAGAGCTGCCTGCATGTCTGAGGGAGCATGATTATAACTAAGGGGGTAAACCCCAAGGTTAAATGTCCAGTGAATGCTGTGAAATGAAAATGGTATTATTACAATCGTTATTATTATCAACGTTATATTAATTAAATTGTTATCTGTGATGTAAAATTGTCAtcaatattgtatttttgatgaaaaattaaaaatgattgtgTATATGGTtattaactgttttgttttttgttttttaaatatacaccTCATAGAATGGCAATGACAATGGAAAAAACGTCTCTATGAATCAGAAACTATTTTAGTTAGAATGAAGCATGCCAAATTTGATGGCGTCAAGTAAAGTCAAAAGCAGATGTCattttgagaagaaggcattttTCTGACAGGCATTATATGATTTGGTGTCTCACCTTAAGTTTAAATAACATATGCCTTGCCTGCATGTTACCACTTTATGTACAACtgtttatttatctatctacCTACTTATTTATCTACTGAAACTcaatttctaaaatatttattgatgtaagaaaagcaaatacaacaaacaataatttaaaacGAAAGAAATATTAAATCTAATTTATATACATGTTATCATTTCTTTACAAATCTCTCAAAGAGAGACAAGTATCTCTCTGCCCTGTCAGATGCTACTCTCTCCTTTCCTCGCCACTGCTTGCTGCTCTCTCGCCTcttccctctctgcctgcctctacCTTTCATGAATTCCAGGAGCACCTCACCGACCCAGGCCCTCTTCCTCGGTGGCAGGTTGGCCCGTTCTTTGGGAGGTGCAGAGGACAGGGAGGTGACAACACCACCTTTAGGGGCAGTCAGGTTAGCTGCAACCACCAGAGGCGGAATTATTGAGTGCTGCCCCTGGAGTGCAGCATCCATCAGACTGTACAACTGCCAGGTGGCAGCAGTCACCCTACCAGCCTCCACCCCTTTCCCTGTCGGAGGATCCCTATGTTCCTAAAAAATAACGTATTAATAAATGAACGCAATTGAAAACTATATTTGCAATCCCCAAAGGTTTCCACAGTTTGAATAGCTTCACAAATGTTGTCTAATATGTGTTTGTTGCAACGCTAACCTGCTTAAATTGCTGCTGGCctattaaataaaatgcaacaacaGTTATTTTAAGATGTCTTGCAGTAAGGGGGGGAAGCTGAAATACTGATGCCAAAAATATTGTGTAATACCaatatttgttttcagcttGAATTTTTTGAGCT
This window contains:
- the LOC122863192 gene encoding protein ALP1-like, giving the protein MCWSRYCLGKSHMDGAMKLKCLYWLACGTSYRVTADIFAMLRATVGRIVHSLVEEMMAIVHQIIDFPIEEMEEMGAGFAHLAGHEAFGCAAGAIDGCHIRILPHAEPQKKCYINRKIFTSVVLQGVYSKSKLEMDTYISNTGSVHDTLVLRRSPMYKESLYPPAGIFLLGDGGYPCRTCHPHDAIPPACSGLVEAHFNKHHAKARTIIKRTFGMLKTSWRAIFLSILEIRPLFAPKLKAACCILHKL